Proteins encoded within one genomic window of Gammaproteobacteria bacterium:
- a CDS encoding putative O-glycosylation ligase, exosortase A system-associated → MRDLAITFIVFGSLPFILARPWIGILMWSWLGYMNPHRLAFGFAYSFPFSEVVAAATFIGLVFARDRRWLPINAVTVTWLLFIAWMTTTTFFAIDPVEGWAGWDKAMKIQLFALLTVMLIRTRERLVALVWVIGLSLGFYGLKGGLFVLRGGGEWRVWGPPGTFITDNNALALAVIMVLPLLWFLFGATSRRWLRWLIAAAMILSCASVLGSHSRGAALAGGLMVCFLWLKGSRKGLIGMAIALVLPVLVLSMPQKWFDRMGTVSSFEQDTSALGRLHAWQFAIEMAVQRPIGGGFGSFTEENYRRFAPDVVREIEGLGDTRFQEAHSIYFKVLGDHGFPGLILFLALAVATYRSAGSVIRQARDSPQLQWAGNLAAMAQVSMVGFAIGGAFLGLSYFDLYYHLVAIIVVLRSVVDETVIEPVPAVVEAAPAATDAQVAGS, encoded by the coding sequence ATGCGTGACCTCGCCATCACGTTCATCGTCTTTGGCTCGCTGCCGTTCATCCTGGCGCGGCCCTGGATCGGCATCCTCATGTGGAGCTGGCTGGGCTACATGAATCCCCACCGCCTGGCCTTCGGTTTCGCCTATTCCTTCCCGTTCTCCGAGGTGGTGGCCGCCGCGACGTTCATCGGCCTGGTCTTCGCCCGTGACCGGCGCTGGCTGCCGATCAATGCGGTGACCGTGACCTGGCTGCTGTTCATCGCCTGGATGACCACCACCACCTTTTTCGCCATCGATCCGGTGGAAGGCTGGGCCGGCTGGGACAAGGCCATGAAGATCCAGCTGTTCGCGCTGCTCACCGTGATGCTCATCCGCACGCGCGAGCGGCTGGTCGCGCTGGTGTGGGTGATCGGCCTGTCGCTGGGCTTCTACGGCCTCAAGGGAGGCCTGTTCGTGCTGCGTGGCGGGGGTGAGTGGCGTGTGTGGGGGCCACCCGGCACCTTCATCACCGACAACAATGCCCTGGCCTTGGCGGTCATCATGGTGCTGCCGTTGCTCTGGTTCCTGTTCGGCGCCACCAGCCGGCGCTGGCTGCGCTGGCTCATCGCTGCCGCGATGATCCTCTCCTGTGCCTCGGTGCTCGGCTCGCATTCCCGTGGCGCCGCCCTTGCCGGCGGCCTGATGGTCTGCTTCCTCTGGCTGAAGGGATCACGCAAGGGACTCATCGGCATGGCCATCGCGCTGGTGCTGCCGGTACTGGTGCTGAGCATGCCGCAGAAGTGGTTCGACCGCATGGGCACGGTGTCGAGCTTCGAGCAGGACACTTCGGCGCTCGGCCGCCTGCATGCCTGGCAGTTCGCCATCGAGATGGCGGTGCAGCGGCCCATCGGCGGCGGTTTCGGCAGCTTCACCGAAGAGAACTACCGGCGCTTCGCACCGGACGTGGTGCGCGAGATCGAGGGTCTCGGCGACACCCGCTTTCAGGAGGCCCACAGCATCTACTTCAAGGTTCTGGGCGACCACGGGTTCCCGGGGCTGATCCTGTTCCTGGCGCTGGCGGTGGCGACCTACCGCTCGGCCGGCTCGGTCATCCGTCAGGCGCGCGACTCGCCGCAGCTGCAGTGGGCGGGCAACCTTGCCGCCATGGCCCAGGTCAGCATGGTCGGCTTCGCCATCGGCGGCGCCTTCCTCGGGCTGTCGTACTTCGATCTCTACTACCACCTCGTCGCCATCATCGTCGTGCTGCGTTCGGTGGTGGATGAAACGGTGATCGAGCCCGTGCCTGCCGTGGTCGAGGCGGCGCCCGCGGCGACCGACGCCCAGGTGGCGGGCAGCTGA
- a CDS encoding glycosyltransferase — MPGQPAAGATVAAATAPRIAVLSSLFPSSEEPVAGIFIRERMGRVAAQLPVTVVAPVGWFPMQGLIRRFRPHFRLTRPVDSRDGPLQVLRPRYCSIPGPILLDGAAMAAACTPVLRRITAGGGNWVIDAHFAYPDGYAASLAAARLGLPYTITLRGTEQRHSRMPAIRRRMVAALGGASRVFCVSESLRRLALELGTRADRAVVVPNGVDTARYFPVERELARRRLGLPVDARVLVTVGGLVRRKGFHLVIGRLAEWRRRWGNVVYLAVGGASREGDEGAALRAQAREAGVAEHVRFLGALPPEEVRVPLSAADAMVLASSNEGWANVLLESMACGTPVVASDVGGNREVVASAVVGEVFDLQDAGGLDRAVGEALSKAWDREAIVEYARCNSWNARVEQLVAEFRGIAQAASVA, encoded by the coding sequence ATGCCAGGCCAGCCGGCAGCGGGCGCGACGGTGGCTGCCGCGACGGCACCGCGGATCGCGGTGCTGAGTTCGCTGTTTCCCAGCTCCGAGGAGCCGGTTGCCGGCATCTTCATCCGCGAGCGCATGGGGCGCGTCGCCGCGCAGCTTCCGGTCACCGTGGTGGCGCCGGTGGGCTGGTTTCCGATGCAGGGGCTGATCCGCCGCTTCCGCCCGCATTTCCGCCTGACCCGGCCGGTGGATTCCCGTGACGGCCCGCTGCAGGTGCTGCGGCCGCGCTACTGCTCCATTCCCGGGCCCATCCTGCTCGACGGGGCTGCCATGGCGGCGGCCTGCACCCCGGTGCTGCGCCGGATCACCGCGGGCGGTGGCAACTGGGTCATCGATGCCCACTTCGCCTATCCGGACGGCTATGCCGCGAGCCTGGCCGCGGCCCGACTCGGCCTGCCGTACACCATCACGCTGCGCGGCACGGAGCAGCGCCACAGCCGGATGCCCGCCATCCGCCGCAGGATGGTGGCTGCGCTGGGCGGCGCGAGCCGGGTGTTCTGCGTATCGGAATCCCTGCGCCGGCTGGCGCTGGAGCTCGGCACGAGGGCCGATCGCGCCGTGGTGGTGCCCAACGGCGTGGATACCGCACGCTACTTCCCGGTGGAACGCGAGCTCGCACGGCGCCGCCTCGGGCTGCCCGTCGATGCCCGCGTGCTGGTGACGGTTGGTGGCCTGGTGCGTCGCAAGGGCTTTCACCTGGTCATCGGCCGGCTTGCGGAGTGGCGTCGCCGCTGGGGCAATGTCGTCTATCTCGCCGTGGGTGGCGCCTCGCGCGAAGGCGACGAGGGAGCCGCGCTGCGCGCCCAGGCGCGGGAGGCCGGCGTGGCCGAGCATGTGCGCTTCCTCGGTGCCTTGCCGCCGGAGGAGGTGCGGGTGCCGCTCTCGGCGGCCGATGCCATGGTCCTCGCCAGCAGCAACGAGGGCTGGGCGAACGTGTTGCTGGAGTCGATGGCCTGCGGCACGCCGGTGGTGGCCAGCGATGTCGGCGGCAACCGCGAGGTGGTGGCGAGCGCGGTGGTCGGCGAGGTGTTCGACCTGCAGGACGCCGGGGGCCTGGATCGCGCGGTGGGCGAGGCGCTGTCGAAGGCCTGGGACCGCGAGGCCATCGTCGAGTACGCGCGCTGCAACTCATGGAATGCCCGGGTGGAGCAGCTGGTGGCGGAGTTCCGCGGCATTGCGCAGGCCGCCAGCGTCGCATGA
- a CDS encoding phenylacetate--CoA ligase family protein — translation MSLYTRFASGLLFPLHERLKGHGSVALRRELERSQWLDATALERLREARLGQFLMRASRSVPYYRELFAAQGLRPAPSMPLSALASLPMLDKPTIRAQAQRLKAADAGPLKPYNTGGSSGEPLRFWIDRERVSHDVAAKWRATRWWGVDIGDPEIVVWGSPIELGAQDRLRQLRDRLLRTQLLSAFQLDEATLDHYLRVLQQVRPRMLFGYPTALAGIAAHGAARGMALDALGIRVVFVTSEQLFPDQRERIARAFGCPVANGYGGRDFGFVAHECPSGRLHLSAEDIIVEIVDAEGRVQPAGTAGEVVVTHLRTPGFPFIRYRTGDIAVLDPAPCSCGRGLPVLREVQGRTTDFVVTTSGAKVHALALIYVVRDLEGIRQFRIVQQARDRLSLELVRDPGFREALLPEIERQFRLRLGQDLQVSFRFVDAIAPASSGKHRYVVNEVPPG, via the coding sequence ATGAGCCTCTATACGCGATTCGCCTCCGGCCTGCTGTTCCCGCTGCACGAGCGGCTCAAGGGTCATGGCAGCGTCGCCCTGCGTCGCGAACTCGAGCGCAGCCAGTGGCTGGATGCCACCGCCCTGGAGCGCCTGCGCGAGGCCCGGCTCGGGCAATTCCTCATGCGCGCCTCGCGCAGTGTCCCGTACTACCGCGAGCTGTTTGCGGCGCAGGGCCTGCGACCCGCGCCATCCATGCCGCTGTCGGCGCTCGCCAGCCTGCCGATGCTGGACAAGCCCACCATCCGCGCGCAGGCACAGCGGCTCAAGGCCGCCGACGCGGGCCCGCTCAAGCCCTACAACACCGGCGGCTCCAGCGGCGAACCGCTGCGCTTCTGGATCGACCGCGAGCGCGTCAGCCACGATGTGGCAGCCAAGTGGCGCGCCACTCGCTGGTGGGGTGTGGACATCGGTGATCCCGAGATCGTCGTCTGGGGTTCGCCGATCGAGCTGGGTGCCCAGGACCGGCTGCGCCAGCTGCGCGACCGCCTGCTGCGCACGCAACTGCTCTCGGCCTTCCAGCTCGACGAGGCGACGCTCGACCACTACCTGCGAGTGCTGCAGCAGGTGCGCCCGCGCATGCTGTTCGGTTATCCCACGGCGCTGGCCGGCATCGCCGCGCACGGCGCGGCGCGCGGCATGGCGCTGGACGCGCTCGGCATCCGCGTCGTGTTCGTCACTTCCGAGCAGCTGTTCCCCGACCAGCGCGAGCGCATCGCCAGGGCCTTCGGCTGCCCGGTGGCCAACGGCTACGGCGGCCGCGATTTCGGCTTTGTCGCGCACGAGTGCCCGTCAGGGCGCCTGCACCTGTCGGCAGAGGACATCATCGTCGAGATCGTCGACGCCGAAGGCAGGGTGCAGCCCGCCGGGACGGCCGGCGAGGTGGTGGTGACCCACCTGCGAACCCCGGGCTTCCCGTTCATCCGCTATCGCACCGGTGACATCGCCGTGCTGGACCCGGCGCCCTGCAGCTGCGGGCGGGGCCTGCCGGTGTTGCGGGAGGTGCAGGGGCGCACCACGGATTTCGTCGTGACCACCAGCGGGGCGAAGGTGCATGCGCTGGCGCTGATCTACGTGGTCCGCGACCTCGAGGGCATCCGCCAGTTCCGCATCGTCCAGCAGGCGCGCGACCGGCTCAGCCTGGAGCTGGTGCGCGACCCGGGATTCCGCGAGGCGCTGCTGCCGGAGATCGAGCGGCAGTTCCGCCTCCGGCTCGGTCAGGACCTGCAGGTGAGCTTCCGCTTCGTGGATGCGATCGCCCCGGCGAGCTCCGGCAAGCACCGCTACGTCGTCAACGAGGTTCCCCCCGGCTGA
- a CDS encoding asparagine synthase, with the protein MDYLIGCITDPAPGQALEPGPDAMAGQASHASGSLHGLQWFASATTGRLRSHEAAGAFYACVGAPYGTEAGGDDPAPALARAAAGDSPALATIGGEFALLAMDSASRSLVLASDAFGSVPVYYASVPGGLAFGTDLGWVARRAGAAGAIDPQALFDYLFFNVVPGSRSIFKGVHKLPSASTLSWRDGRSSLRRYWQPGFRHTDTALDGLRQESFEAISAAVGRVANLPGMGCFLSGGLDSSSVCGLAARHAGSGVRAFTIGFDVPDYDESRYARISARHFGLDLHEKCIHSADVTACLDRVIGAFPEPFGNASAVSAYLCAQFARDAGISRLLAGDGGDELFAGNERYQKQSVFNLYGGLPAWLRTVAVDPLAALSRRAPGPLRKLASYVDQARVPLPDRLFSYNLLVRNDPAGVLTPEFLRQIDPDAPHAYARAVYAEPATGDALDRMLYLDWALTLADNDLRKVRMACDLASVSVHFPMLDPRVAAVSTRVPSSAKLTLRELRKFYKEAFAGFLPAEVINKEKHGFGVPVGLWINGDPVLRDRVQGRLQALGRRGIIQPAFIDDLLRLQQTEHAVYYGALMWTLFMLEEWLAAQHL; encoded by the coding sequence ATGGATTACCTGATCGGCTGCATCACCGACCCGGCGCCTGGCCAGGCGCTGGAGCCCGGACCAGACGCCATGGCCGGACAGGCCAGCCACGCCAGCGGTTCACTCCACGGCCTGCAGTGGTTTGCCTCGGCCACGACGGGACGCCTGCGGTCGCATGAAGCAGCCGGCGCGTTCTACGCCTGCGTCGGCGCACCCTACGGAACGGAGGCCGGCGGCGACGATCCGGCCCCCGCCTTGGCGCGTGCCGCCGCCGGCGACAGCCCGGCGCTGGCGACCATCGGCGGGGAGTTCGCGCTGCTCGCCATGGACAGCGCCAGCCGCTCCCTGGTGCTGGCCAGCGATGCCTTCGGCTCCGTGCCGGTCTACTACGCCAGCGTGCCCGGTGGCCTGGCCTTCGGCACCGACCTCGGCTGGGTTGCCCGGCGCGCCGGCGCCGCGGGGGCGATCGACCCGCAGGCGCTGTTCGACTACCTGTTCTTCAACGTCGTTCCCGGAAGCCGCAGCATCTTCAAGGGCGTGCACAAGCTGCCGTCGGCCAGCACCCTCAGCTGGCGCGACGGCCGCAGCAGCCTGCGACGCTACTGGCAGCCCGGGTTCCGGCACACGGACACCGCACTCGACGGGCTGCGCCAGGAGAGCTTCGAGGCGATCTCGGCTGCCGTCGGTCGCGTCGCCAACCTGCCCGGGATGGGCTGCTTCCTCAGCGGCGGCCTCGACAGCTCCAGCGTGTGTGGCCTGGCGGCACGGCACGCCGGCAGCGGCGTGCGCGCCTTCACCATCGGCTTCGACGTACCGGACTACGATGAAAGCCGCTACGCCCGCATCTCGGCCCGCCACTTCGGCCTGGACCTGCACGAGAAATGCATCCACTCCGCCGATGTCACGGCCTGCCTCGATCGCGTGATCGGTGCCTTCCCCGAGCCCTTCGGCAACGCCTCGGCCGTCTCTGCCTACCTCTGCGCGCAGTTCGCGCGCGATGCCGGCATCAGCCGGCTGCTGGCCGGCGATGGTGGTGACGAGCTGTTCGCCGGCAACGAGCGCTACCAGAAGCAGTCGGTGTTCAACCTCTACGGCGGCTTGCCGGCCTGGCTGCGCACGGTGGCGGTCGACCCGCTGGCGGCGCTGAGCCGTCGCGCGCCCGGGCCGCTGCGCAAGCTGGCCAGCTACGTCGACCAGGCGCGCGTGCCGCTGCCCGACCGGCTGTTCAGCTACAACCTGCTGGTGCGCAACGATCCGGCCGGCGTACTGACACCGGAGTTCCTGCGGCAGATCGACCCGGACGCACCGCATGCCTATGCCCGCGCCGTCTATGCCGAGCCCGCCACGGGCGATGCGCTCGACCGCATGCTCTACCTCGACTGGGCCCTGACGCTCGCCGACAACGACCTGCGCAAGGTGCGCATGGCCTGTGACCTCGCTAGCGTCTCGGTGCACTTCCCGATGCTGGACCCGCGCGTGGCCGCGGTCTCCACCCGCGTCCCGAGCAGCGCCAAGCTCACGCTGCGCGAGCTGCGCAAGTTCTACAAGGAAGCCTTCGCCGGCTTCCTGCCGGCGGAGGTCATCAACAAGGAAAAGCACGGCTTCGGCGTTCCGGTCGGCCTGTGGATCAACGGCGACCCGGTGTTGCGCGATCGCGTGCAGGGGCGGCTGCAGGCACTCGGCCGGCGCGGCATCATCCAGCCGGCCTTCATCGACGACCTGCTGCGGCTCCAGCAGACCGAGCACGCCGTGTACTACGGCGCCCTGATGTGGACGCTGTTCATGCTGGAGGAATGGCTGGCCGCACAGCACCTCTGA
- a CDS encoding hydrolase 1, exosortase A system-associated, producing MPMSDEQAVRFACQGEELVGILGRPAAPRALGVVIVVGGPQYRTGSHRQFTLLARHLLQEGFAVLRFDCRGMGDSGGEFPGFEHISADIAAAVDTLCEHIPAVRRVVLWGLCDGASAALLYAGSDSRIAGLALVNPWVRSEAGLARAYLRHYYLDRLLSRDFWRKLLSGRLRTGRVLGDLAGNVRRGAAGAPGDDDGDFVARMRGSLAAFTLPVLVLLSGQDITAAEFRVLAETPAWQDLLARPSVTRRAIDSATHTFSSAAWRNEAADITLQWLSGLRVPAGTQAG from the coding sequence ATGCCCATGAGCGACGAACAGGCCGTGCGCTTCGCCTGCCAGGGCGAGGAACTGGTCGGCATCCTCGGCAGGCCGGCTGCGCCGCGCGCACTCGGCGTGGTGATCGTCGTCGGCGGACCGCAGTACCGGACAGGGAGCCATCGCCAGTTCACGCTGCTGGCCCGGCACCTGCTGCAGGAAGGCTTCGCGGTCCTGCGCTTCGACTGCCGCGGCATGGGCGACAGCGGCGGCGAATTCCCGGGCTTCGAGCACATTTCGGCGGACATCGCCGCCGCGGTCGACACGCTGTGCGAGCACATCCCCGCGGTGCGCCGCGTGGTGCTGTGGGGCCTGTGCGATGGTGCCTCCGCGGCCCTGCTCTACGCCGGCAGTGACAGCCGCATCGCCGGACTGGCACTGGTCAATCCCTGGGTACGCTCGGAGGCCGGCCTGGCACGCGCCTACCTGCGCCACTACTACCTCGACCGCCTGCTGAGCCGCGACTTCTGGCGCAAGCTGCTGTCGGGACGGCTGCGTACCGGCAGGGTGCTCGGCGATCTCGCCGGGAATGTCCGCCGCGGCGCTGCCGGTGCACCGGGCGACGATGACGGTGATTTCGTGGCGCGCATGCGCGGCAGCCTGGCCGCCTTCACGCTGCCGGTGCTGGTGCTGCTCAGTGGCCAGGACATCACGGCGGCGGAGTTCCGCGTCCTGGCGGAGACCCCGGCCTGGCAGGACCTGCTGGCGCGACCGAGCGTCACCCGGCGCGCAATCGACAGCGCAACCCACACTTTTTCCAGCGCCGCATGGCGGAACGAGGCCGCAGACATCACGCTTCAGTGGCTCTCCGGCCTGCGGGTTCCCGCCGGCACGCAGGCTGGCTGA
- a CDS encoding hydrolase 2, exosortase A system-associated, translating to MPGPNQVTGRADILPLFLPSRGQRIFALAARPFATPSRVGVLVCPAFGEEMNRTRRTMRLLAGAAASQGACAIYPDLHGTGDSPGDFADARWDAWLDDLRAAADWLRQQDCTSLVLVGIRAGALLAWDLLRGGLGQVQRLVLWQPVLTGKAVVTDLLRTRIAANLQPGTRDSVAQLRGQLAAGQAVEAVGYMLAPDLVNALDATALAPPTPPGWPPLSWIEVTGDEAGAMRPAAVSLVAALQTAGSRAELLQQRDPPFWSTAEITVGHGIVQRTLPLLAACP from the coding sequence GTGCCCGGGCCGAACCAGGTCACTGGCCGAGCCGACATCCTGCCCCTGTTCCTGCCGTCCCGCGGCCAGCGGATATTCGCGCTGGCGGCCAGGCCCTTCGCCACGCCATCCCGCGTGGGTGTGCTCGTCTGCCCGGCCTTCGGCGAGGAGATGAACCGCACACGCCGCACCATGCGGTTGCTGGCTGGCGCGGCAGCCAGCCAGGGCGCCTGCGCCATCTACCCCGACCTGCACGGTACCGGCGACAGCCCCGGTGATTTCGCCGATGCCCGCTGGGACGCCTGGCTCGACGACCTGCGTGCCGCCGCCGACTGGCTGCGACAGCAGGACTGCACGAGTCTCGTGCTGGTCGGGATCCGCGCGGGCGCCCTGCTCGCCTGGGACCTGCTGCGCGGCGGCCTCGGGCAGGTGCAGCGCCTGGTGCTCTGGCAGCCGGTCCTCACCGGCAAAGCCGTGGTGACCGACCTGCTGCGCACGCGGATCGCCGCGAACCTGCAGCCCGGGACCCGCGATTCGGTGGCACAGCTGCGCGGGCAGCTCGCGGCCGGCCAGGCGGTGGAAGCGGTCGGCTACATGCTGGCTCCGGATCTGGTGAACGCGCTGGATGCCACGGCGCTCGCGCCGCCCACGCCGCCCGGGTGGCCGCCGCTGTCGTGGATCGAGGTGACCGGCGACGAGGCGGGCGCCATGCGCCCGGCAGCGGTCAGCCTGGTCGCCGCCCTGCAGACCGCTGGCAGCCGTGCCGAACTGCTGCAGCAGCGTGACCCGCCGTTCTGGAGCACGGCGGAAATCACGGTGGGCCACGGCATCGTGCAACGCACCCTGCCGCTGCTGGCCGCATGCCCATGA
- a CDS encoding acyl carrier protein: MLDQQLRAILRDTLQLGERAARLEEGSALLGALPELDSMAVVTVITALEDQFGFVVDDDEISAETFATFGSLVEFVQSKVTQ, translated from the coding sequence ATGCTGGATCAGCAGCTTCGCGCGATCCTGAGGGACACCCTGCAGCTGGGCGAACGGGCAGCCCGGCTGGAAGAGGGTTCTGCGCTGCTCGGTGCCCTCCCCGAGCTGGACTCGATGGCCGTCGTCACCGTCATCACGGCGCTGGAGGACCAGTTCGGGTTCGTGGTGGACGATGACGAGATCTCGGCCGAGACCTTCGCCACCTTCGGCTCGCTGGTCGAGTTCGTGCAGAGCAAAGTGACGCAGTAG
- a CDS encoding acyl-CoA ligase (AMP-forming), exosortase A system-associated — translation MSELLHQLIMSSALRHGTRPALTDAARTVTYEALALGIGSLAAGLAGAGMRRTTRVAVYLPKSLEAVEAFFATAMGGGIFVPVNPLLKPRQVAYILQDSGAELLITSTDRLSALAGELRDCPDLRTVVTVEATAVDAPPSLRVLSMAALRAEAPALAAPCIVDEDIVSIFYTSGSTGRPKGVVLSHRNMVAGAHSVASYLENRPEDSILAVLPFSFDYGFSQLTTAFHSGARAVLLNYLLPNDVLRAAQRERVTGLAGVPPLWIQLAALEWPETVREHLRYITNSGGKLPVATIQKLRQRLPSTRLYLMYGLTEAFRSTYLPPELADQRPTSIGKAIPNAEILVVRPDGTECGPDEPGELVHRGALVAKGYWRDPDRTRERFRPVPGQLPGVPLTEMAVWSGDTVQRDAEGFLYFVGRHDEMIKTSGYRVSPTEVEEALYATQMVAGAVAFGIEHASLGQSIAVVVEAADGHAPDTERLLAGCRQALPPFMVPATVVWETDLPRNPNGKLDRSGIIGRLRPQLEAARDAG, via the coding sequence ATGAGCGAACTCCTGCACCAGCTGATTATGTCGTCCGCCCTGCGCCACGGCACACGGCCCGCGCTGACCGACGCGGCGCGCACGGTGACCTACGAGGCGCTGGCGCTCGGCATCGGCAGCCTCGCCGCCGGGCTCGCCGGTGCCGGCATGCGCCGCACGACGCGCGTGGCGGTCTACCTGCCGAAGAGCCTGGAGGCCGTCGAGGCCTTTTTTGCGACCGCCATGGGCGGCGGTATCTTCGTGCCGGTCAACCCGCTGCTCAAGCCGCGCCAGGTGGCCTACATCCTGCAGGACTCGGGTGCCGAGCTGCTGATCACCTCGACGGACCGACTCTCCGCCCTGGCGGGCGAGCTGCGCGACTGCCCTGACCTGCGGACCGTGGTCACGGTCGAGGCCACGGCGGTGGATGCACCCCCGTCGCTGCGGGTGCTGTCCATGGCCGCGTTGCGGGCCGAGGCGCCGGCGCTCGCGGCACCGTGCATCGTCGACGAGGACATCGTCTCCATCTTCTACACCTCCGGCAGCACCGGCCGCCCCAAGGGCGTGGTGCTCAGCCACCGCAACATGGTCGCCGGCGCGCACAGCGTGGCGAGCTACCTGGAGAACCGGCCTGAGGACAGCATCCTCGCCGTGCTGCCGTTCAGCTTCGACTACGGGTTCAGCCAGCTGACCACCGCTTTCCACAGCGGGGCGCGGGCGGTGTTGCTGAACTACCTGCTGCCGAACGACGTGCTGCGCGCGGCGCAGCGCGAGCGCGTCACCGGACTCGCCGGCGTGCCGCCGCTGTGGATCCAGCTGGCTGCGCTGGAGTGGCCCGAGACGGTGCGCGAGCACCTTCGCTACATCACCAATTCGGGCGGCAAGCTTCCCGTCGCCACGATCCAGAAGCTGCGTCAGCGGTTGCCGTCCACCCGGCTGTACCTGATGTATGGCCTGACCGAGGCGTTCCGTTCGACGTATCTGCCACCCGAGCTGGCCGACCAGCGGCCGACCTCCATCGGCAAGGCGATTCCCAACGCGGAGATCCTCGTGGTGCGGCCCGATGGCACGGAATGCGGGCCGGATGAGCCGGGTGAACTGGTGCACCGCGGAGCGCTGGTAGCCAAGGGCTACTGGCGCGATCCGGATCGGACCCGCGAGCGCTTCCGGCCGGTGCCGGGCCAGCTGCCGGGCGTGCCGCTGACGGAGATGGCCGTCTGGTCCGGGGACACCGTGCAGCGCGATGCGGAGGGCTTCCTCTACTTCGTCGGCCGCCACGACGAGATGATCAAGACCTCGGGCTATCGCGTCAGCCCCACGGAGGTCGAGGAGGCCCTGTACGCCACGCAGATGGTGGCCGGTGCCGTGGCTTTCGGCATCGAGCATGCCAGCCTCGGGCAGAGCATCGCCGTGGTGGTGGAGGCTGCCGACGGCCATGCGCCCGACACCGAGCGCCTGCTCGCCGGGTGCCGCCAGGCCCTGCCGCCGTTCATGGTGCCGGCGACCGTGGTGTGGGAGACCGACCTGCCCCGCAATCCCAACGGCAAGCTGGATCGCAGCGGCATCATCGGCCGCCTGCGGCCGCAGCTCGAGGCAGCCCGTGATGCGGGCTAG